A section of the Spirosoma pollinicola genome encodes:
- a CDS encoding Crp/Fnr family transcriptional regulator, with protein sequence MNQLLTLINTFWPISTDLKEGLGKLLHRDVLPRKHWLLQPGQRSDRIYFIEKGVVRGYYIKMGGQGDGKEVTSWFMRENDFIISIVSFYSRQPAQEYIELLEDCILWSITYDQLQQLYRDFPEFNAIGRLLTEKYYVLSEGRTQNLRMQAAPERYQQLVTDFPAIFQRVPLKYIASHLGISPETLSRLRGQRN encoded by the coding sequence ATGAACCAGTTACTGACTTTAATTAATACGTTTTGGCCCATATCAACCGACCTGAAAGAAGGCTTGGGAAAGCTGCTTCATCGGGATGTATTGCCGCGCAAACACTGGCTCTTGCAACCGGGTCAACGCTCCGACCGTATCTATTTTATTGAAAAGGGCGTAGTGCGCGGGTATTATATAAAAATGGGTGGTCAGGGCGACGGAAAAGAAGTTACCTCGTGGTTTATGCGGGAAAATGACTTTATTATTTCAATTGTCAGTTTTTACAGCCGCCAGCCCGCACAGGAATATATTGAACTCCTGGAAGACTGTATTTTGTGGTCAATCACCTACGATCAATTACAACAACTCTATCGTGACTTTCCCGAATTCAATGCCATTGGTCGACTTCTCACTGAAAAATATTACGTGTTAAGTGAAGGGCGCACGCAGAATTTACGAATGCAGGCCGCCCCCGAACGTTATCAACAGCTCGTGACTGATTTCCCTGCTATTTTCCAACGGGTACCGCTCAAGTATATAGCTTCACATCTGGGCATTTCGCCCGAAACTCTCAGTCGCCTGAGAGGGCAGCGAAATTGA
- a CDS encoding fasciclin domain-containing protein: MNSISWMGIRRISVILFLLVALVNCKKGDDTVAVPPTITDRILEDSQFGLLRFAMLYSETGDVLKGGNLTLFAPNDAAFQASGLASPAAISALSKEQVKAILLYHVLYGSVSASAIPAGQNAVVTASKGVAYVNKSSDGKIFVNNAQVIQADIAVANGYIHSIDRLLTPATGNLLTTIQNTPNLTFLTAAVGRVGASNPALLTTLNNESSTNRVTVFAPNDAAFMAAGYNDLAAINSANLQVLTNILLYHVVPGVTFSNQLQTGSLNTLLTGNKVTITATANQITLKGNKNNTVATIKQADLPTTNGVIHIIDQVLQP, from the coding sequence ATGAACTCCATTTCTTGGATGGGAATCCGGCGGATTTCTGTGATTTTGTTTTTACTGGTGGCTTTGGTGAATTGTAAAAAGGGTGATGACACGGTAGCCGTGCCCCCAACCATAACAGACCGAATTCTGGAAGACAGCCAGTTTGGTCTGCTGCGATTTGCTATGCTTTATTCCGAGACCGGTGATGTACTCAAAGGGGGAAATCTCACCTTGTTTGCGCCTAATGATGCCGCTTTTCAGGCATCGGGTTTGGCATCGCCAGCCGCTATTTCGGCCTTGTCTAAAGAACAGGTAAAAGCGATTCTGCTATACCATGTATTGTATGGATCTGTTTCAGCATCGGCAATTCCTGCGGGTCAGAATGCCGTTGTAACAGCCAGTAAAGGTGTTGCGTATGTGAATAAATCATCGGACGGGAAGATTTTTGTTAACAACGCGCAGGTAATTCAAGCTGATATCGCCGTTGCCAACGGGTATATACATAGTATAGACCGGTTACTGACACCGGCTACCGGAAATTTGCTAACCACGATTCAAAACACACCAAATCTAACATTTCTGACAGCCGCTGTAGGGCGCGTGGGGGCCAGTAATCCGGCTTTACTAACAACGCTGAACAACGAGTCATCAACAAATCGGGTTACTGTGTTTGCGCCAAATGATGCCGCTTTTATGGCCGCTGGATATAATGATCTTGCAGCTATCAACTCGGCCAACTTGCAGGTACTGACCAATATACTATTGTATCATGTGGTGCCTGGCGTAACGTTTTCAAATCAACTTCAAACGGGAAGTCTAAATACATTGTTGACTGGAAATAAAGTTACGATTACTGCCACCGCGAATCAGATTACACTAAAAGGTAATAAGAATAATACAGTGGCTACGATCAAACAGGCCGACCTGCCTACCACGAACGGAGTGATTCATATTATCGATCAGGTATTACAACCCTAA
- the bamA gene encoding outer membrane protein assembly factor BamA, which yields MEHRIKVLVGAICLLISLSPATVWAQVRVGVPRANVVPTETNELLNYASPKEYEVSGLTVTGTRYLDPNSLVSLAGLKIGDKIRIPGEAVGSAVRKLMESGLLDNVEMFATNVADNKVSLMFKVQERPRLYRVSFMGIKKGEQDNLKDKVKLNLGKIVTNTITKNTQMATRKYFVDKGYLNTKVKITTIPDSTRNNATMRVLVDKGQKVKIAKINFEGITEVDESAVRMKMKNTKQQRFGRLFSPSKFVPKKYEEDKLKLIEYYNKLGYRDATIEDDTIVNNGGNAISINMKVNEGHQYYYRKIDFSGNYLYTADQLRSVLGVTKGDVYNPEDLDKRLNGNPGQDLSSQYMDLGYLYYNAQPIERAIEGDSIDLEIRIFEGKQATINKVILNGNTKTSDHVVMRTIRTLPGQKFSKTNLIRTQRELSTLGYFDPEKIGINPVPQSDGTVDIEYTVEEKPSDQIELSGGWGGYVGFVGTLGLTFNNFSARNIPNLKAWRPLPAGDGQRVQLRFQANGSQYQVYSLSFTEPWLGGRKPNALSVSASHTVYQTFYDPLNPASIYQSLKGRKPTGSYTNTAVTIGLGRQLKVPDDYFSLSNSISFQRYDLNNLDLFYIGYKDGISNNITFNTTLSRNSIDNPQFPRNGSSFTLSGSFTPPYSAWRTSTATEAPKDKYKFVEYHKWMFDASWFQTVFGKLVLNTRAHLGFLGSYNSRTTIGPFERFVLGGSGLAGQGQFALAQDIIGLRGYDDRSVYTADYDRAVDATSRSQGGVAYNKFVAELRYPVSLNPSATIFVLTFLEAGNNWGSYKQYNPFDLKRSAGFGARIFMPAFGLIGIDYGYGFDKIPGVKDKASGQFHFTIGQQIR from the coding sequence TTGGAACACCGTATAAAAGTATTAGTAGGGGCCATTTGCCTGCTCATTAGCTTGTCACCTGCTACTGTTTGGGCTCAGGTGCGCGTTGGCGTTCCGCGCGCTAATGTCGTTCCGACAGAAACGAACGAATTGCTCAACTACGCCAGCCCTAAAGAATATGAAGTTTCCGGGCTCACCGTAACAGGCACCCGCTACCTGGACCCAAACTCACTTGTTTCGTTAGCCGGTCTGAAAATTGGTGACAAAATTCGTATTCCGGGCGAAGCCGTCGGTTCGGCGGTGCGTAAACTAATGGAATCCGGGCTGTTAGACAATGTCGAGATGTTTGCTACTAACGTTGCCGACAACAAGGTATCGCTGATGTTTAAGGTACAGGAACGTCCCCGGCTTTATCGGGTTAGTTTCATGGGTATAAAAAAGGGCGAACAGGATAACCTGAAAGACAAAGTAAAACTCAATCTGGGTAAAATCGTGACCAACACGATTACGAAAAATACCCAGATGGCTACCCGTAAATACTTCGTAGACAAAGGCTATCTGAATACGAAAGTTAAAATCACCACTATTCCCGATAGTACCCGCAATAACGCCACCATGCGCGTATTGGTTGACAAAGGGCAAAAGGTAAAAATTGCCAAAATCAACTTCGAAGGTATCACTGAAGTCGATGAGTCTGCTGTACGAATGAAGATGAAAAATACCAAACAGCAGCGCTTCGGCCGGTTGTTTAGCCCATCGAAATTCGTCCCGAAGAAATATGAAGAAGATAAACTGAAGCTTATAGAGTACTATAATAAGCTGGGCTATCGCGATGCGACCATCGAAGACGACACGATTGTTAATAATGGCGGCAATGCCATCAGCATTAACATGAAGGTCAACGAAGGTCATCAGTATTACTACCGTAAGATCGACTTCTCGGGTAACTACCTGTACACGGCCGACCAACTGCGTTCAGTACTGGGCGTAACAAAAGGTGATGTGTATAACCCGGAAGATCTGGACAAACGCCTGAACGGTAATCCTGGACAGGACTTGAGTTCGCAATACATGGACCTTGGTTATCTGTATTACAACGCTCAACCCATCGAAAGAGCCATCGAAGGTGATTCGATTGACCTTGAAATCCGGATTTTTGAAGGTAAGCAGGCAACCATTAACAAGGTCATTCTGAATGGGAATACCAAAACCAGCGACCACGTTGTGATGCGGACAATCCGGACGTTACCGGGCCAGAAGTTCTCAAAAACGAACCTCATTCGTACGCAGCGGGAATTGTCAACGCTGGGCTATTTCGACCCTGAAAAAATCGGGATCAACCCTGTCCCGCAAAGCGATGGGACTGTTGATATTGAATATACTGTTGAAGAAAAACCATCCGACCAGATTGAGTTATCCGGCGGTTGGGGTGGTTATGTAGGCTTCGTGGGTACCCTCGGCTTAACGTTCAATAACTTCTCGGCCCGCAACATTCCGAACCTGAAAGCCTGGCGGCCATTACCGGCCGGGGATGGTCAGCGGGTGCAGTTACGTTTCCAGGCCAACGGCTCGCAATACCAGGTGTATTCGCTGTCGTTTACGGAGCCCTGGTTAGGTGGCCGCAAACCAAATGCGTTATCGGTTAGTGCCAGCCATACGGTGTATCAAACTTTTTACGATCCCTTAAACCCTGCCAGTATTTACCAAAGTCTGAAGGGCCGTAAACCAACCGGTTCCTATACCAACACAGCCGTTACAATTGGTCTTGGACGTCAGTTAAAAGTCCCCGATGATTATTTCAGCTTGAGCAATTCGATCTCGTTTCAGCGGTATGACCTGAACAACCTCGATTTGTTCTACATCGGCTACAAAGACGGGATTTCAAACAACATTACGTTCAATACGACCCTTTCGCGTAATAGCATAGATAACCCGCAGTTTCCACGTAACGGCTCTTCGTTCACGCTGAGCGGTTCGTTTACGCCCCCTTACTCGGCCTGGCGTACCTCCACGGCAACGGAAGCACCGAAGGATAAATACAAGTTTGTGGAATACCACAAATGGATGTTCGACGCCAGCTGGTTCCAGACGGTATTCGGTAAGTTAGTCTTGAATACACGGGCTCACTTAGGTTTTCTGGGTAGTTATAACAGCCGCACGACAATCGGACCATTTGAACGCTTCGTGTTGGGCGGATCAGGGCTGGCCGGTCAGGGGCAGTTTGCGTTGGCTCAGGACATCATCGGTCTGCGTGGCTACGATGACCGGAGCGTGTATACCGCCGACTACGACCGTGCTGTCGATGCCACATCGCGCAGCCAGGGTGGTGTCGCTTACAACAAGTTCGTTGCCGAACTACGGTATCCGGTATCGCTGAATCCATCGGCAACTATTTTCGTTCTGACATTTCTGGAAGCCGGTAACAACTGGGGTAGCTATAAGCAATACAATCCATTCGATCTGAAACGGTCGGCGGGTTTTGGCGCACGTATCTTCATGCCAGCCTTTGGGTTGATTGGTATTGACTACGGCTACGGTTTCGATAAGATTCCGGGTGTAAAAGATAAAGCCTCAGGCCAGTTCCACTTTACAATTGGTCAGCAGATCAGATAA
- the rpsG gene encoding 30S ribosomal protein S7 produces the protein MRKAKPPKRYVLPDPKYKEVLVTKFVNNLMYAGKKSLAYSIFYDALDVVAKRTTESGLDTWKKALNNVMPSVEVKSRRVGGATFQVPTEVRADRKVAVGMKWLIKYARSRGEKTMVDRLAAEIVAAAKGEGAAVKKKDDTHRMAEANKAFSHFRF, from the coding sequence ATGAGAAAGGCGAAACCGCCCAAGCGTTACGTATTACCCGATCCTAAGTACAAGGAAGTTCTCGTAACCAAATTTGTAAACAATCTGATGTATGCTGGCAAAAAGAGCTTAGCGTACTCCATCTTCTACGACGCACTCGATGTTGTTGCCAAGCGCACCACCGAAAGCGGTCTGGATACATGGAAAAAGGCGTTGAACAACGTCATGCCATCAGTTGAAGTAAAAAGCCGTCGTGTCGGTGGAGCTACCTTCCAGGTGCCAACCGAAGTACGGGCAGACCGAAAAGTCGCGGTAGGCATGAAATGGCTTATTAAGTATGCTCGTTCACGTGGTGAAAAAACAATGGTAGACCGGTTAGCAGCCGAAATCGTCGCAGCCGCTAAAGGCGAAGGCGCGGCTGTGAAAAAGAAGGACGATACGCACCGTATGGCAGAAGCCAACAAGGCGTTCTCTCACTTCCGGTTCTAA
- a CDS encoding OmpH family outer membrane protein, with amino-acid sequence MKKTLFFVLLCAVWVVTPAQAQKFGYIDTEFIFGKMPEYQKALTEIDKFADKWSKDIQDKYVEIDKLQKAYQAEEILLTEDMKRDRQRAISDKEREAREYNNKVFGYQGLLFEKKKELMKAPMELVNRAVEKVCIQKKLDFMFDKASDFVMLYTNPRHDYSDYVMEELGLDIKPTATNTSPSPANKTITKPK; translated from the coding sequence ATGAAAAAAACCCTATTTTTCGTACTTTTGTGCGCTGTTTGGGTAGTCACACCGGCGCAGGCGCAGAAGTTTGGATACATAGATACGGAGTTCATCTTCGGTAAAATGCCCGAATATCAGAAAGCCCTTACCGAAATTGACAAGTTTGCCGATAAGTGGTCGAAGGATATTCAGGATAAATATGTTGAAATTGATAAGCTGCAAAAAGCTTATCAGGCAGAAGAAATCCTGTTGACCGAAGATATGAAACGCGACCGGCAACGTGCCATCAGCGATAAAGAGCGGGAAGCACGGGAGTACAATAACAAAGTGTTTGGCTATCAGGGGTTGCTTTTTGAGAAAAAGAAGGAACTGATGAAAGCCCCCATGGAGTTAGTGAATCGGGCCGTAGAAAAAGTCTGTATTCAAAAAAAACTGGACTTTATGTTCGACAAAGCGTCTGATTTTGTTATGCTGTATACGAATCCAAGGCATGACTATTCAGATTATGTAATGGAAGAATTAGGCTTAGACATTAAACCAACGGCGACAAATACGAGTCCAAGTCCAGCAAATAAAACAATCACAAAACCAAAGTAA
- a CDS encoding DUF3467 domain-containing protein: MNPQQQNPEGAIDVELSEEIAEGVYANLAMIAHSNSEFILDFIRLMPGVPKAKVKARIILTPEHAKRLLEALRENIGRFEEANGDINEPNGFRFPGSGFGGPVGQA; the protein is encoded by the coding sequence ATGAATCCTCAACAACAAAACCCCGAAGGTGCTATTGACGTCGAATTGAGCGAGGAAATCGCCGAGGGTGTTTATGCCAATCTGGCCATGATTGCTCACTCGAATAGTGAGTTTATTCTTGATTTTATCCGGCTGATGCCGGGTGTTCCCAAAGCCAAAGTAAAAGCGCGTATAATACTGACGCCAGAACATGCCAAACGGCTGCTGGAGGCCTTGCGTGAAAACATTGGCCGCTTCGAAGAGGCTAATGGCGATATCAACGAGCCTAACGGGTTTCGGTTCCCGGGTAGCGGCTTCGGCGGCCCTGTTGGGCAGGCGTAG
- a CDS encoding DUF4870 domain-containing protein — translation MENQPPYPPSSPAPIPLNDSDARMWAMLAHLSAIPGSFVLIGSIVAPLVIWQIQKDRSAFVDYHGKEAVNFQITMAIAAAVSFLLMILVIGVFLIFVVGVVWLVFTIIAAVKANNGEYYQYPLTYRFIK, via the coding sequence ATGGAAAACCAACCGCCTTACCCACCTTCATCGCCAGCACCTATACCCTTAAACGACTCAGATGCCCGCATGTGGGCAATGCTTGCGCACCTTAGTGCCATACCGGGTTCTTTTGTTTTGATCGGTAGTATTGTGGCTCCACTGGTTATTTGGCAGATTCAAAAAGATCGATCGGCCTTTGTTGACTATCATGGTAAAGAAGCGGTCAATTTTCAAATCACCATGGCCATTGCTGCGGCAGTGTCGTTTTTGCTCATGATTCTTGTGATCGGAGTATTCCTCATTTTCGTTGTCGGTGTGGTATGGCTCGTTTTTACTATTATTGCGGCAGTAAAAGCCAACAACGGAGAATATTATCAGTATCCACTGACATACAGGTTTATTAAATAA
- a CDS encoding efflux RND transporter permease subunit: protein MHWSCQYELIGLVVLLIYIICAIIFESLWQPLALIGLIPLSYIGVFLAFYWTDSNFDQGGYASFILLAGNVVCAGIFIVAEMNRLRKRYPNLSLFMAYQKAFRHKIGPVLLTVLSTVVGMVPFLLYEQEAFWYALGIGTIGGLLMSLVAVGIYLPLFLMTKQSQISL from the coding sequence TTGCACTGGAGTTGTCAATATGAATTAATCGGACTGGTCGTTCTGCTAATCTACATCATCTGCGCCATAATCTTTGAAAGTTTATGGCAACCGCTGGCACTCATTGGGCTAATTCCGCTGTCCTATATCGGTGTGTTTTTAGCCTTTTACTGGACAGACAGTAATTTTGATCAGGGCGGTTACGCATCGTTTATTCTTCTGGCGGGCAATGTAGTTTGCGCAGGCATATTTATCGTGGCCGAAATGAACCGGCTTCGCAAGCGGTATCCAAATTTGTCGTTGTTTATGGCTTATCAGAAGGCATTCAGGCATAAAATTGGTCCGGTATTGCTAACTGTATTGTCTACCGTGGTCGGCATGGTTCCGTTTCTACTGTACGAACAAGAAGCTTTCTGGTATGCGCTTGGCATCGGCACCATTGGAGGCTTACTTATGTCGCTTGTAGCTGTCGGGATTTACCTACCTCTATTTTTGATGACCAAACAGTCGCAGATTAGCCTATAA
- a CDS encoding efflux RND transporter permease subunit, whose protein sequence is MQQETGVLAGWSGRYLRDKTYLTELLGIVAIAILLLFCILTAQFESLQQPLIVLLIIMLGLAGSVWTLYLAGESLNVLSVIGMIVLIGLLDNDSILKIDTMNRSIDSMSLMDAIRSAGQRRLKSQVMTFLTTVLGLLPVLFSGGLGSELQRPLALSVIGGMGIGVLVSWTVIPLLYWWLAQRKTQQKSPS, encoded by the coding sequence TTGCAACAGGAAACTGGTGTACTGGCTGGCTGGTCTGGGCGTTATCTGCGCGACAAAACGTATCTGACGGAACTGTTGGGCATTGTAGCCATTGCCATTTTATTACTGTTCTGTATTCTTACTGCTCAGTTTGAATCACTACAGCAACCGCTCATCGTGCTGCTAATCATTATGCTCGGTTTGGCTGGTTCGGTCTGGACACTTTATCTGGCAGGAGAGAGCCTGAATGTTTTATCGGTTATTGGTATGATCGTTTTGATTGGTCTACTGGATAATGACTCAATCCTAAAAATAGACACCATGAACCGTAGTATTGATTCGATGTCGCTCATGGATGCCATTCGATCGGCAGGGCAACGGAGGCTCAAATCGCAGGTGATGACTTTCCTGACAACGGTATTAGGCCTTTTACCCGTATTATTTAGCGGTGGTTTAGGTTCGGAGTTACAGCGGCCTTTGGCTTTATCGGTCATTGGCGGGATGGGCATTGGTGTACTGGTCTCCTGGACCGTAATTCCGCTGCTATACTGGTGGCTAGCCCAACGAAAAACACAACAAAAAAGTCCTTCCTGA
- a CDS encoding isoprenyl transferase produces the protein MKEHIDPSNLPQHIAVIMDGNGRWAKKQGAARVFGHRNAIKAVRDTTEGCAELGIKYLTLYAFSTENWNRPKFEVDALMTLLVHTIRGEIKTLMDNNVKLTTIGHTGSLPSDCQRELAEAMRETSQNTGLTLVLALSYSGRWEILEAVRQLAAEVRDGNLTPDQIDETVFGQHLSTSGMPDPELMIRTSGEMRISNFMLWQVAYSELYMPDVLWPDFRREHLYEAILSYQRRERRFGKISEQLIK, from the coding sequence ATGAAGGAACACATTGACCCGAGCAATCTGCCCCAACACATAGCCGTTATCATGGACGGAAATGGACGATGGGCGAAAAAACAGGGCGCTGCCAGGGTATTTGGCCACCGCAATGCGATCAAGGCCGTACGCGACACAACGGAAGGATGCGCGGAATTAGGTATCAAATACCTGACACTCTACGCGTTTTCGACTGAGAACTGGAATCGTCCCAAATTTGAAGTAGATGCGTTAATGACGTTGCTGGTTCATACCATTCGTGGGGAGATTAAAACACTGATGGACAACAACGTGAAGTTGACGACCATTGGTCATACCGGTAGTTTACCGTCTGATTGTCAGCGCGAACTGGCTGAGGCCATGCGAGAAACAAGCCAGAATACCGGATTAACGCTGGTGTTGGCACTTAGCTACAGCGGTCGGTGGGAAATTCTGGAGGCTGTTCGTCAGCTAGCGGCAGAGGTGCGTGATGGCAACCTGACGCCCGACCAAATTGATGAAACCGTGTTTGGGCAACACCTCAGCACGAGCGGCATGCCCGACCCCGAGCTCATGATCCGAACCAGTGGCGAAATGCGTATCAGTAATTTTATGCTCTGGCAAGTGGCTTATTCTGAATTATATATGCCTGATGTTCTCTGGCCCGACTTCCGCAGAGAACACCTGTATGAAGCTATTTTAAGTTACCAGCGACGTGAACGTCGATTTGGAAAAATAAGTGAACAATTAATTAAATAA
- a CDS encoding aldose 1-epimerase family protein — translation MATLENDLLRISIRPKGAELTSIFHKPSGIEHLWQADPMVWGWHAPNLFPVVGGCLNNQLLIDGKTYPIERHGFARQSTFDTTESTKTHAIFSLRSSDATRVHFPYEFEFQLIYELDGPKITITYRLVNADEKTIYFSVGAHPAFAVPFTAEESYEDYFIEFEQAEPLETHMLSSAGYFTGETIAVPTNGNRLALTKHLFDADALVFKNLASRSVAIRSDKHDHALTVAYPDFPYLGLWAKPGAPFVCIEPWLGCADSEGEPKPIQQKEAIQQVETGKVFEASFTIEVS, via the coding sequence ATGGCAACTTTAGAAAACGACCTCCTCCGCATTTCCATCCGGCCCAAAGGCGCGGAGTTAACATCCATCTTCCATAAACCCAGCGGTATAGAACATCTGTGGCAGGCCGACCCTATGGTTTGGGGCTGGCATGCACCTAATCTATTTCCGGTAGTAGGTGGCTGTTTGAACAATCAACTGCTTATTGACGGAAAAACATACCCAATCGAACGACATGGCTTTGCCCGGCAGTCTACGTTTGACACGACTGAATCAACGAAGACACATGCTATTTTTTCGCTACGGTCGAGCGATGCTACGCGGGTGCATTTCCCGTACGAATTTGAGTTTCAACTGATCTACGAACTCGATGGCCCGAAAATAACCATTACATACCGACTGGTAAATGCGGACGAGAAAACCATTTATTTCTCAGTGGGAGCACATCCAGCCTTCGCCGTGCCCTTTACGGCAGAGGAATCATACGAGGACTACTTTATTGAGTTCGAGCAGGCAGAACCGCTGGAAACACACATGCTTTCGTCGGCGGGATACTTTACCGGCGAAACAATAGCTGTTCCAACGAATGGGAATCGACTTGCGTTAACAAAACATTTGTTTGATGCCGATGCACTGGTGTTCAAAAACCTGGCATCCCGAAGCGTAGCTATTCGAAGCGACAAACACGACCATGCCCTAACGGTTGCTTACCCTGATTTCCCATACTTAGGACTATGGGCCAAACCCGGTGCGCCTTTTGTATGTATTGAGCCGTGGTTAGGTTGCGCCGACAGCGAAGGCGAACCCAAGCCAATTCAACAGAAAGAAGCGATTCAGCAGGTGGAAACGGGAAAGGTATTTGAAGCCTCCTTTACAATTGAGGTGAGTTAG
- a CDS encoding OmpH family outer membrane protein yields MKKHIVMAFASALLLGGLNAQAQAPTTTPVTATAGPLKLGYTNIDYVLSQTPEAKDIQNQLTIQRTQSENELKRMQKELEDKYGAYEKGAAQMSDVIKKDRETELQGLQGRIQEFGRTAEQSLQAKYQQLVNPVVQKIQKAIDAVAKESGYQYVFNLDAGANTIPILLVAPEENNITELVLKKMGIDPAKAAAAAKPATTGGSTPTATKPAAGSAAAPKKN; encoded by the coding sequence ATGAAGAAACACATCGTCATGGCGTTTGCATCAGCCCTTCTGTTGGGTGGTTTAAACGCTCAGGCACAAGCCCCAACAACAACACCAGTTACGGCCACTGCTGGTCCATTGAAGTTAGGCTATACGAACATTGATTACGTTCTGTCGCAAACACCAGAAGCAAAAGATATTCAGAACCAGTTGACGATCCAGCGTACGCAGTCGGAAAACGAACTGAAGCGGATGCAGAAAGAGCTGGAAGATAAATATGGCGCTTATGAAAAAGGCGCGGCTCAAATGTCGGACGTGATCAAAAAAGATCGTGAAACTGAATTGCAGGGTCTTCAGGGACGGATTCAGGAGTTCGGTCGTACGGCAGAACAATCGCTGCAAGCAAAGTACCAGCAGTTGGTGAATCCAGTTGTTCAAAAAATTCAGAAGGCCATTGATGCTGTTGCAAAAGAAAGCGGCTACCAGTATGTTTTCAACCTGGATGCTGGCGCTAACACCATCCCTATTTTGCTGGTTGCTCCCGAAGAAAACAATATCACGGAATTGGTATTGAAGAAAATGGGCATTGATCCAGCTAAAGCAGCAGCGGCAGCAAAACCGGCTACTACCGGCGGCAGCACGCCAACAGCGACTAAACCAGCCGCGGGTTCAGCAGCTGCGCCAAAGAAAAACTAG
- the rpsL gene encoding 30S ribosomal protein S12 codes for MPTIQQLVRKGREKLIDKSKSPALDSCPQRRGVCTRVYTTTPKKPNSALRKVARVRLTNQKEVNAYIPGEGHNLQEHSIVLIRGGRVKDLPGVRYHIVRGALDTAGVSGRLQSRSKYGAKRPKPGQAPVKGGKGAPPAKKKK; via the coding sequence ATGCCTACTATACAACAACTAGTGCGTAAGGGCCGCGAAAAGCTGATCGACAAGTCAAAGTCGCCAGCTCTAGACTCTTGCCCACAACGTCGGGGCGTGTGTACACGTGTGTATACAACGACGCCGAAGAAGCCGAACTCGGCCCTTCGGAAAGTTGCCCGGGTTCGTTTGACGAACCAAAAAGAAGTGAACGCCTACATTCCAGGCGAAGGTCACAACCTGCAGGAACACTCAATCGTACTGATTCGCGGTGGCCGGGTAAAAGATCTTCCGGGTGTTCGTTACCACATCGTTCGTGGTGCTTTGGATACGGCTGGCGTAAGCGGTCGTCTACAAAGCCGGTCGAAATATGGTGCGAAACGTCCGAAACCAGGTCAGGCTCCCGTTAAAGGTGGTAAAGGTGCACCGCCAGCGAAAAAGAAAAAGTAA